The sequence TTCAGCACCATGTTCCTTCCCCTTCTTGTATTTCTGTACTTATTCTTCAAGGAGATGTTAATTGAAGTATGAGGGTTGGCATTAGTGGACAACTTAAGTTGGATAATGGTCACTAAGCCATTGGATATACACACATCATACCCACGCTGTTTACAAGATGTCATTTAAGCGTCACGTAGAAGGTGACCGGACCATTGCTTGCGCTCCCAGTATAGACTTTCCATGCATTCACTTTTGGTGAACTTGTACTGGACTAGATAATATACAATGAGTGTGCTGTTAAAAACAGTTACTTTGAGGATCTATATTACTGGGCGATTCGGCTGTTCTTGGCATCTGTGCTAAAAGAGACCAGCCCTCCCCAGTCTGACAGTTTAGGTAGAAGAAATGAAACTTtaacataattcattttttattgtgctataaccaacatatttaaacaataaGCGTATACATAAAAGAGATAACATGTGGAGTCACTTGATTTATAGTGTTCACAATTTAGGCTTTCTATCGTATGCCAAGGCTTTATTGTAAAGTCACATAATGTGATTTATGGGATTACTTTAAACATTAGTGATACAAAGAAATCCTAATCATACACAAGATTTATGACCAGACAAAAATAATTCCAACCAACCATGTCATGTAATGGAAGTAACAACTGAAATGTAGAAAacatattgttaaatatatgatatatatgatgaaTTTAATTAGTACTCGTTCCAGGCTTGGGTACAACTCTACTTCCTAAGCAAACATATCCTTCTTCACCACTGTGGCAGCAGCTAAAATGGTATTTTTTCAACTTCTGGACTGGGAAATCGTAATTTCCTTTCTCGTTTTGCTTTACAATGagcattgtgtttgtgtattaaaCACCAGCAACAGCTGCACAAATATCCAACCCTTTCTCACAACTGGACCACCATCCAAATCACCAATAACCGAAGTGTAAGATATGATCACAGTAGCGTAGAATAGGCAGAAGTCAACTCCTTGAGGATCTGCTCCTTCATCCTGAGACCCTGAGGTCGGGGCAAAAACCTAGAAACTCAGGATCAAACACTGGGAATTCCAAGGTATGGGTTTAAGAAATTACAGTTTCTGAGATAAAAATCAGCCTTGGCACCATAGACTGTTTGTAGAGAACCTGAAACAAATGAACGTATTGGTATTGAATGTACAATATTCCATAGGATCCGGTTGCAGTAATCATTTCATGGCCCCTATTCATCCATACAACCCCAGACGAGGTTAGAAAAGGGAGTAATCGTCTTATTCTGGCGcaggtaataataaaataatcatcatcatcatctttactattattattgattttgttattaattttgttgatgtcattattattgatgatgttattattattgaagttattattatgatgattaTTGATGTTATTATCATTGtagatgttattattattgatattattgatgctgttattattattgatattattgatgctgttattattattatggatgcttttattattattattattgatgttgttattattatggatgattttattattaatattgttattattgatgctgttattattattgatgttATTATATTCCTCCCACTAGTCCCCAGTGTCTTCTTAATAAGAACAAGTTGTGAATATTCAATTTATGccaaaatcaaacatttttcaAGCTAAGCTACACGAGACCGAGGCTTGTACCGCAGAGTGGGCGGAGCAGCGTGGGGGCGTCACGGGTTATGTGGGCTCGTCGGCTATTGGTTTCTTGCAATGGTTCCCGGAATGCACCGCGGGTAAACAGGAATGGCGGATGAGgaaggagaggaggatcccGGCTTCAACAACATGGGAAATCAGCTGCAACTTATCCCGGGTAATGACGTCATCCGCCAATCTAAGCTTTCGGAGCTGTGACGTCAGAGGGATACAGGGAGATGTCCATGTGACTTAGTTTGTCACATGAGTAAAGCTGGGACCCCTGACCTTGCACATGGATGTACGACACGGATCTTAGGATCTCCTGCATTACGGTGTTTTAGGCTGGGCTCAATTTAAGTCGTATGGATGGATAGGTGGGGCAGTTACAATGACAGGACCACCGATATTAGATTTGGGTGGGCAAATATATGTGGAATTTAGAAGCCAGGCAGGTAACTTTTGGAGTCGGGGGGAGGGGCGGTGGGTTTGGCAGCTAAAGGTATCATTAGAAGAGTCAGCACTGGGCTAGCCAGCCCTGTCATCTGCCCAGCGGTCCCAGCCACATCCATGACACATGCATGTAATGGCACTATTAATAGCTGTATGTACGTCTGCATGTGTAGCTCCATCGAGCGCCACGgcataaagtgtgtgtgtgtgtgtgtgtgtgtgtgtgtatatcatactgtattctgtttatatatatatatagagataatacgatgaaaaataaaccaaaatgcaAAGCAGAGAGACATGTACGCtttgtattaaccctttgtaagcCGTGCAgggtgtttttcctttttttcctcataCGCATCCAGTGTTAAAGCAGATCTATTATCACCCCGTATTACAGGCACCACATTTAGCGCAGTCATATTTTTGCAGAGCTGCTTACGGAAATCATATACTGCAGGGTTGatttacagtaaaataattgcttcggcttttttttgttaatattcagAATTATAGAGCCAGTGTCATCATCCAAATCCTGAAACTAGTGAGAATAAACCCAGAGTCATTGGTCTAGGACTTAGATTGCGACTTCGCCATGACTAAAGTGACATGATGAAGGAGCGTTTATAAAAGACACATCCTGATCACCCGTGATTATAACATCACCCTCCGCTATGCAAATTCCTATGAAATGTGAAGATTTGGCCATTCTTGATGTAGCCTATCAGGGGTATCGGGTTCTGCACAGGGATCTTAGGATCACAAGAACAAATACAGTGGCGGTATTTGTTCGCGTGTTGCTTGTCATATGTAGTGAAAACCACACGCATAGAAACTCATAATTTGATGGCAACcgagaaccattcagcccatcgaGTCTGCTGTTTTTCCCGATGCCCCACCTCAAATGCATGCTGATTAATTATGATCACCAAAGGGCTTGCATCAAGAGCAATCCgtggaacattaaaaaaagactgGAAATGGAGTGCGTTAACTTAGGTGGTTAGGAAGTTGCAGGTAATTGTTTGCTATATTAAATGCTAGGAGTACAGAGTCACCATATGCATGATATCTTTTTTTCCTACAGAAAGCGATGAAGAAGATGCCATGGAGCTGGAGGACGAAGATCCAGCAGACAATGAAACATGCAGCATCATCAATTTCGATACCAGCCTGCCAACCTCACATGCGGTGCGTGTTTGTGCGTGTTTTTGCGTTTTTTTGGGCATTATACAGTTGCACTCATAGAGAAAGAACATTAACGTTTTTGCTCCATCTAAGCAAACGTTATTCGGGACAGGTGGTGGTGGTTGTACCTTCTTCAGTGCTGCATTGGGACAATGCCTCTGTTTATTCTCTTAAGAACGGGATGGAGCCTGCGTGGCTTCTACTGTGGGTTGTCTTTGAGTTGATGTCCACATATGCTGTCATATCTGTTCTTGCTATAAGATTTTGTCCGATGTCTCCCCGCAGTACCTGGGAGTGGACATGGAGGAGTTCCATGGGCGCACACTCCACGATGATGACAGTTGTCTGATGATGCCGGTCTTGCCGCACATACAGATGATGCTAATTCCAGGTCAGACGCTGCCTCTGCATCTTTCCAGGCCCCAAGAAGTCAGTATGGTGCGTGGCCTCATCCAGAGGGACAGAACGTTTGCTGTGCTGGCATACAGGTGTGCAAGGAGGGTGGCTTCATAAGAGGACATGTTTGCAACTTGGATCCAGGCATGTGGGTGTGTAAGACAGGACAAGCTGTCTATTTTCAAGAAAGAAGATTGTCATGAATAGATAGCTTTGGGTGTGTTAGAACTTAGTTAAAGTTAAGAGTAAGGAGCCCTTCTTGGTTTATTAATGTCATCATGCGCAATAAGATGGTTACTGACTGTGGATGTTGGGAATTGTTGTACAGCAATCGCTTTGAAGGCATCTTTACCTGTTTTTGGTGTGTTTCATccacacaatacaatatttgtaaataatcTACGTAGCTAATGATGAGGTTTTATTCATTGACTGTTTCTGGTCTGTCTTCTGTTCCTTTTGCTATGTAGTGACAGACTACAGAGAGAAGCTCACTTTGGAACAACTGCTGAAATCTACGCCTATCGAGAGGAGCAAGAATATGGCATTGAAACTGTGAAAGTGAAGGCGATTGGACGGCAGAGATTTAAAGTCCTGGAAACAAGAACACAGACAGATGGGTGAGGAGGAAGCAACCTGGGAGGCAGATAACAGAAGTGAGCAAGATGGTGCCAGGGAATGAAGAGCAGACAGTGTTGCTGATTTTGAAGGCTAAatgtaaagtgaatcggatggaaataaaatgtggttctTGATTTAGTTAAAGGAGATCTTAAGTAAGGAATTAGAAGTGGCATTGCATAATGAAAAGCAGTGCTGACATGCGGGGTTGGGCAAAGTTTAGAAGGAATCCGGCTAGAAGAAATAAGAGGTTGAAAATAGTTCAGTTATTGAAGGAAATATATCTAGAATACACAATACTGAAGAAGACAATGAGAAGTTGgtctctttaaataaatgaaggGGCTCCAATTTAGCAGCAGaacttatgttttctttttgtgttttttctaggATACAACAGGCGCGGGTGCAGATCCTGCCGGAAAGGGTCCTGCCGTGTCCCATGGCATGCGTTCATTTGGCCTCTCAGAGCAGACACCAACTCATCCCAACTCTGAAATCAGTTAGCGGTCGGAGTCAGCAGAGCCTCTGCCAGCGACTACACAAATATCGCAGGGTACGCCTCTCTGCTACGTAACTTTATGCATGTGAGCGCACAAGCGTATATTAAATTATCTCATGTATACACATAAAGGATGCATACCTCTTTGAAACTCCATGGTCATTGGATGGTTTGTTGTATGTCAGATAAAGCATCCGCCACAAGGACACCAATGAAGTGGCCCAATTTTGGAATGGTTTggggcttgttttttttttctcccattccaCTCTGTACCCTCCTCTCGTTTCCTACCCTACTTTcttattatacattaaaaaaaaccttgtggaAGTAATGTTAAATGTTGACTTTTATGTGATGATCAAATTATCTATTAATGTAAGTTAATAATTGGTCTACAGAAAAGGTATGTTGCCTATTATAGGTGAGTTCTATGTACCCACATCACTATTCATGACCCATGCGAGCTCTTGCTAGAAGCAATGAGCTGAGCCTGCTGAATCCATGAGATTACTCTAAACATTATAAAGGCTCAGCTCTGCCCTTTTTTGGCTGGAGAATCTCGCTGGGATTATT is a genomic window of Spea bombifrons isolate aSpeBom1 chromosome 6, aSpeBom1.2.pri, whole genome shotgun sequence containing:
- the CRBN gene encoding protein cereblon; this translates as MADEEGEEDPGFNNMGNQLQLIPESDEEDAMELEDEDPADNETCSIINFDTSLPTSHAYLGVDMEEFHGRTLHDDDSCLMMPVLPHIQMMLIPGQTLPLHLSRPQEVSMVRGLIQRDRTFAVLAYSDRLQREAHFGTTAEIYAYREEQEYGIETVKVKAIGRQRFKVLETRTQTDGIQQARVQILPERVLPCPMACVHLASQSRHQLIPTLKSVSGRSQQSLCQRLHKYRRRKFLGASLTAWPSWLYALYDPDSLMERVKRQLHEWDENLRDDSLPANPIDFSYRVAACLPIDDGLRIQLLQIGTAIQRLRCELDIMSKCTSLCCKHCHDTEITTKNEIFSLSLSGPMAAYVNPHGYVHETLTVYRANNLSLVGRPSTENSWFPGFAWTIAQCNVCGSHMGWKFSAVKKDLSPQRFWGLTRSALQPRIPEAEDGERGQDHSPILCL